In the genome of Oculatellaceae cyanobacterium, one region contains:
- a CDS encoding site-specific integrase, with protein MNVGAAVLSPKSKDTLSQKILSYDIVKAMIAAESNTRNVLILKVLYYGGLRVSELAGLTWEDLQGDRLTVFGKGSKTRVVRLTTSLSTELQNYRTAEAGNDEPIFCSRKGKGKGFLSREYLTNLVKKAAKRVGASDSVSAHWLRHTHASHSLDKGCPISLVQATLGHSNVATTSKYLHAKPNESSSLFLD; from the coding sequence GTGAATGTTGGTGCTGCTGTGCTTTCGCCTAAGTCAAAAGATACCCTCAGCCAGAAGATTCTATCTTATGATATTGTTAAGGCGATGATTGCTGCTGAGTCTAATACTCGTAATGTACTTATTTTAAAGGTACTTTACTATGGAGGACTGAGGGTATCCGAGTTGGCAGGGCTGACTTGGGAGGATTTACAGGGCGATCGCCTAACGGTATTCGGGAAGGGTTCTAAAACCCGCGTGGTAAGACTTACAACTTCTTTAAGTACTGAATTACAGAATTACCGAACGGCTGAAGCTGGTAATGATGAGCCGATATTCTGTAGCCGTAAGGGTAAAGGTAAGGGATTTTTAAGCCGTGAGTACCTTACTAATCTTGTCAAGAAAGCAGCTAAACGAGTTGGTGCAAGTGATAGTGTTAGCGCCCATTGGCTGCGTCATACTCACGCCAGTCATTCACTTGATAAAGGTTGCCCTATCAGTTTAGTTCAGGCGACCTTGGGACATTCTAATGTTGCCACGACTTCAAAATATCTACACGCCAAGCCAAATGAATCTTCTAGTTTATTCTTGGATTAA